The Wansuia hejianensis genomic interval TCGTGCCTGAAAAATAAGCATCAATCACAAGACCCGTCTTTTGCCGGAATTGCTCTGTCAGTCCTCTTTTTTTTAGCTCATCGCAGTATTCCGCAGTACGTCGGCACTGCCAAACAATCGCGTGATAAACCGGTTCTCCGGTCACCCTGTCCCAGACAAGCGCCGTCTCTCTCTGATTTGTGATGCCGATAGCCGATATTTCTTCCGCAGACACATTGATTTTCTGCATTGCTTCAACCGCCACGGCAAGCTGGGACGCCCAGATTTCATTGCCGTCATGCTCCACCCAGCCAGGCTTCGGAAAATACTGTTTAAATTCTCTTTGAGAAACGCTGCACATTTCTCCCTGCTCGTTAAATAGGATACACCGGTTACTGGTTGTGCCAGAATCCAGCGCCATAATATATTTCTGCATATTTTAACCCCCAATATACTTTGTGGAACAGTGTGAGCTGTTCCCCCGCCCGACAGGGCATGTGTTACGGGATACTCTGGAGTATACTTTGTGGAACAGCGTAAGCTGTTCCCTCTAACCGTCATGCTACATCATCCAGACCTCCTGATTCGTGGAAGAAACTGCAATTGCTCCGGCCGCCAGCGCCACCATGATATCCTCCTTGTCGCTGATCAACCCGCTGGCGATGACCGGCTGACGCACTTTCCGGCAAACTTTCCTGATTACCTTTGGCATCGCTCCTGGCAATATCTCCACAATATCTGGCCTGACTGCGTTTAGCTGCTTCTCTATATTTTCATAAGCCATAGAATCCAGAATGAAGATTCTAAGTGCAGTATAAAAATCCAGTTCACAGGCACGGCGGATGATTGCCGGCCTGGTAGAGATAATCCCGTCTGCTTCCGTACTGTTCCTGATAAAATCTACAGAGACTTCCTTAGGGCCAAGCCCTGTGATCAGATCCAAATGTACCATCGCCACCTTCTGCGCCTTTTTCAACCTGTGTACAATGGCAGGGATGGTACAGATATTGCCATATAGAATAAATACCACCCTGATATCCTCCAGCCCACAGCACTTTTCCAGACCCTCATCATTCTTAATTGCCGCAATCACGGGATTCTGCTCTATCATATCATAAAAGCTCTGATGCATAAAAAACCCCTTTCATGTAAAAAAGCATAGCCAGCAACGACCTGGGCCGTGCAAACTACACTCTCTCATCTCAGTGTATCTCTTCAATTGTTCTTCTCATAATCAGACTATATCACAGCTTAGAAGAAATAGCAAGATTTTTCCTTCATTGAACCGAAATGCTGCTGTTTACACGGTTAAAAGAAAGACATGGGAACTAAAAAAGCACCGGAATATGGTGCTTTTTAAGAGGCGTCGACCGGATTTGAACCCGATTAAGCTCTTTTTCAAGAATCCCTTATTCATAGGCATTTCCCGCATACCCGCATAAATACGGCATTCTCTGGTTTCGCCATGTTGGAATACAACACAAAAATATATGTCAAAAGCAGCATTTTAAAACGCTATGCAACACGAAATGCAACACGGAGAGGATGCAATATACAAAATTAAAAGAGACAGAGCCGAAGCCCTGCCTCTTACCCCCTGAGGGAGGGGGAGATCCTAATACGCCGGATCTCTGGCGCTACATATTGTACTTATAATATACCATTACCCTGTAAAATTGTCAACGTTTGCTGGATTCCAATATTTTCCATTTAACTATCTTACAAGATGTGCTATAATATATAAAAATAGTACAAAAGCTTAGGAAGCACCTCTGTTTTTAAGAGGCGCTTCCTTTATTTAAAGCAAAAATCCTTAGAATCTTTACTCTGGGGCTCCTCATTATGCAATCTGTTTCAAAATGACGAATAAGATAAAATCTTGTCATATCTTAACGAATAATAAAATTATATGTAAATTTGTATAGAAATGTTTTACAATTTCTTATATAATTAAAAAGGGGGTTGTAAAACGAAAAGAACAGATAAGCTTTTGCAAAATGCCAGATTCTCAAAACGGTATCAAGGATACCATTACCTACTTCTATGCGTAGAATTAGCTTCCGAAGATGAATCACGATTATGTTCATTAATCAAACAGATTTACCTGCCCATAGCAGACCAGTATCAGATCACCTATCAAGACATCGAAAGGAATATCCGGACCGCCCGGGATTATGCCTGGCAGAATGGCGGGAAAGAATTTATCGAAAAAATCAGTGGTGGAAAGTTCTATGAACCTCCGGCTGTAGGAGAACTAATAGAAATACTCGCAGAATATCTGAATGAGGATAACTAAATGAATACCCCGGAGCCGAAAGCTCCGGGGTGTCTTATTGTCAGTCATACATTACATAGTCCTTATGCATCCAGCCGATCCCGATCCCGGCCACCTTAATGCGCACCCAGTCCCCGGATTTCTGGCCGTCTACCTCAAACCGATTTCCAACGCCGAGCTGTCCAAGAATAGTTCCACCTGGAGTCTGGCGAACACGGACACCGCTCCCTGTGCAGGTGGCCGTCCCCGTGGCATTCCATCCAGATGAGCTTCCGGATGATCCGGCAGGTGAGCAGTAATCCGCATCAATGCAGATCCATCCGGCGCCGGATTTCAGGCGGCCCCAGCAGGTGTTCTGGATCTCAACAATCGTGTAGGTGCCTCGGTCTGTAATGCTGCCACAAGCCTGATATTGTGTGCTTGGGCCTGTCCGGATTGTCAGATCATCTACATTGACCTTATACATGCCTGTGCCAAAACTTCCGCCGGTTCCTCCGGTGTTGCTCCCGCTGTCGGTGCTGCTGCCTCCCTGAATCTGTGCTTTAAAATCCTCCCACAACGCCGGATTGTCCATCATCTTCCGGGGGCAATACTTTCCCTTGGCATCAAAATGCCGGATTACCCGGCTGGCCGGGATACCCGTGGTCTGGAGCAGGTATTTTACAAGCTCTATTGCGTTCTGGCGGGCCACAGTATAATTGCCGTCAGAGTTTACGCAAATCTCAATTCCAATGGAATTATTGTTGGTGGCGTCATGTACGCTGTGGTTACCGCCGTACTCCCGGCCAATATGCCAGCATTTGCAGGTATGCTCGGCGGCCTGGTAGATTCCGTCGCTTCCACAGTAATAATGCACGGACATATCGGCAAAATTCCCGTCGTGCTGCGCCCTGGCGTGCGTCCGGGCCCCGGCTCCCGCGCTGTAGTTGTCTGTCTCATGGATTACTATATACTTGCACGGGTTCCCGGTGCCGTTGATGTTCTGCTGGCTGATAAATTCCCGATTGATATTTGGCATACTATTTCACCTCCGTTTTATTATATTTCGTCCTGTCCCAGATTGCCTTTATTTTCTCCCAGCCCCCCGTCGCGATTAAATAGACGATAAACGCAGCGATCAGAGCCGCAACCACGTAATACCAGGTAACCGCAACTGTAAAATACATGCACAACAACAGCATAGCCACAACGCACAGGACGGCTGCGGTGGCCAGGGCTACCACGTTGGTCTGGATATTTTTAAGCCCCGGCAGCTCCTTGATCACCTGGACGATCAGACTGGTCAAAAATGCCAGGATCCCTGCTAGGATAAGCCCGTAGGTTACATACTGCGTAATGGTTTCAATGTCCATCTTTTCAATCCTCCTATTGGATAAAATTTGCTATGGCAGCCACCAGACCGCTTCCAAAGGCCGCCGCCAGCGCGCCGATAATACCCGTTTTCAGAGCCGACCAGTTTTTAGCCGGCTCTTTTTCCAGAGCATCCACCCGGCTCACCATTTCGCCCTGCTGCTCAGCCAGATGGCCTACGTTCAGCGCCAGCTCCCGGACGGATGCCGTGAGATTAGACAGCTGCTGCATGTTCCCCTCTAATATTTTCAGCCGTGTATTGGTACGCTCACGATCATCCTCTATTCGCCTCCGAAACTCTTCATGTTCTTCACGGCTTATATGCTCTTCCATTTGTTCCTCACCTCCTCTCACTGCACATTAACCAACACCTTATAGATCAGAGTTTCCGGAGGGATCTGGTATGTAAACTCCAGCTCATAAGTGGCTCCTTTTGCCTGCGGCTGAACCAGGGCCATCACAATCACAGTTGTGTCATTGGTCTGGTTGATTTCGCATTCCCCAGATGCCTCTTCGGTCAGTCCGCAGCGCAGCTTATAGGTGGCTTTTGCCACCTCGAAGGGCTGATTGTTGCAGGATCGTACCTCGATCATGATATATTTTTTCTCGCCCAGTTCAAAACGTACCCTATCCATTCTGGCACCTCCTGCATCCGTGGTATCCGGCCAAGTATTTTTCTGGCAACGTACGGACAGCGTAACTGTTTATCAGTGACGCAAAGTAGGGCAAAAGCAGCAGACGGGCACAGGTTTCGGCGTAATATTGGATCTGTACGCTGCACTGCAGATGGCCTCTTGCTCCATTGTCGCTCTCCGCCCAGATATCTATATCCTGCAGGCCCGGCTGCCTGGGAGCAAGGCCCTCCCAGTAGTCCGGGCGGTCCAGCACGGGATGAAATTCCACCTCCGTGCCGTTCACCTCGCCCCAGCATCGGATAATCATCAGGCGGCTGGATCGGTTACCTTAAAGGTAATCGTGAGATTTCCGGATGCGTCTACGGTTGTCGCAGACGCCACCACGTCCGTGATCACTGGTGCCTTGGTGTCCAGTGTTACGTGGCGGGTTACTGTCGTAGTCTTGCCAATACTGTCTTTTGCGATTATCGTGATCGTATTTTCGCCCTCGGTCAGCGTCACCTGCTTACTAAATGACCCGCCGGACAGTGCCACACCTTCGCCATTTACGGTCACCTCTGACAGGGTGACAG includes:
- a CDS encoding glycerol-3-phosphate responsive antiterminator: MHQSFYDMIEQNPVIAAIKNDEGLEKCCGLEDIRVVFILYGNICTIPAIVHRLKKAQKVAMVHLDLITGLGPKEVSVDFIRNSTEADGIISTRPAIIRRACELDFYTALRIFILDSMAYENIEKQLNAVRPDIVEILPGAMPKVIRKVCRKVRQPVIASGLISDKEDIMVALAAGAIAVSSTNQEVWMM
- a CDS encoding sporulation initiation factor Spo0A C-terminal domain-containing protein, with amino-acid sequence MQNARFSKRYQGYHYLLLCVELASEDESRLCSLIKQIYLPIADQYQITYQDIERNIRTARDYAWQNGGKEFIEKISGGKFYEPPAVGELIEILAEYLNEDN
- a CDS encoding N-acetylmuramoyl-L-alanine amidase; translated protein: MPNINREFISQQNINGTGNPCKYIVIHETDNYSAGAGARTHARAQHDGNFADMSVHYYCGSDGIYQAAEHTCKCWHIGREYGGNHSVHDATNNNSIGIEICVNSDGNYTVARQNAIELVKYLLQTTGIPASRVIRHFDAKGKYCPRKMMDNPALWEDFKAQIQGGSSTDSGSNTGGTGGSFGTGMYKVNVDDLTIRTGPSTQYQACGSITDRGTYTIVEIQNTCWGRLKSGAGWICIDADYCSPAGSSGSSSGWNATGTATCTGSGVRVRQTPGGTILGQLGVGNRFEVDGQKSGDWVRIKVAGIGIGWMHKDYVMYD
- a CDS encoding ribonuclease, which translates into the protein MDIETITQYVTYGLILAGILAFLTSLIVQVIKELPGLKNIQTNVVALATAAVLCVVAMLLLCMYFTVAVTWYYVVAALIAAFIVYLIATGGWEKIKAIWDRTKYNKTEVK